One window from the genome of Megalobrama amblycephala isolate DHTTF-2021 linkage group LG4, ASM1881202v1, whole genome shotgun sequence encodes:
- the si:ch211-284e13.4 gene encoding insulin receptor substrate 1-B has protein sequence MENQAAMEQQSYEDVRKSGYLRKQKSMHRRFFVLRAASEQGPARLEYYENEKKFRSKSPVPKKAVNLDSCFNINKRADSKNKHMIVLYTRGESFAIAADTEEVQNEWYQAMLDLQCKCKTPDECGSGGDCGLPSPGPAFKEVWQVKVWPKGLGQARNLVGIYRLCLTDKTVNFVKLNSDVAAVVLQLMNVRRCGHSENFFFIEVGRSAMTGPGEFWMQVEDSVVAQNMHETLLEAMKALSEEFRQRSKSQTVGVSCGGGTASNPISVPSRRHHPNLPPSQVGFSRRARTETPGASNTNTSPTPRHGFSRSRTASIGARTEDGGGRATALSTSPSLNGSSCSTTPTLRPKPTRAPTPAKITLSLARYTPNPAPSPAPSLSSSSGHGSECGLGGAAFGTVPICTYARIPQRVSMSGSPSDYGSSDEYGSSPGEHSLLATGFPGALVEGGASYILMGHREGSHKRVHGRRVLRRSSSRECEADRRLLSKRASLPPTSTQERLVPHRREEEEEDEEDYAVMSRSASRESFTSRRGSGGSATTSLVQENSADKGVSTKGGPEDSSIDSGYMSMLPGVTAPPASLSLSVSGSDVVPKGGDEYMAMTPNSSVSPPQHIRLPINEGYMMMSPNSSCSPDLHGLSGCIWGSRGSMESRAGSDYMNMSPISARSACSTPPSHPEQQPLQPKMVYSYFSLPRSYKHTALSTRFEDDLDRVCMGRGEAGGKVVYHCGGDTPVGSGGGGQLSLSSSSFSSSSASSESLEDRSLSLSVGGVGRATRLTTGHRVGGTHPIVSAQHHHQQKCGPGFQKQGHLQPRKDKLSNFFVDMSKANTLPRVRETLLPTASQSPGEYVSIVYQGERGGHNKVRTTAEPGNSMAQGHQRAFHRPQPCQSGSANLPRSFSAPLSTSISLSSEYVNMDLGNSPSSLTPLSSFKPTPKVREEISRAPQVKQEMEMGLRKSSVTGLTSTDITAAPFTDYTEMKFGLDADKTSMSPKPGQTPLPSSMEQEHNMNYPSPKAFSNVDQGARLVRAESSARRRHRSETFIAAPALPLSPSASPSPFSETPHCGPPRQQGLESNLWSNNQPPSPQCASPGVATLPAAQASSLTLEQGLNYIDLDLVSKENQTSVDGPSGPHSFFSPVVGGLSGGLGGAGGNTTSSINTYASIDFIKSDELRVHQSSRKDSKDC, from the exons ATGGAGAACCAGGCGGCGATGGAGCAGCAGAGCTACGAGGACGTGCGGAAAAGCGGTTATCTCCGCAAACAGAAATCTATGCACCGGCGCTTTTTCGTTCTCCGGGCTGCATCGGAGCAGGGCCCGGCCAGACTCGAATATTATGAAAACGAAAAGAAATTCCGTAGCAAGTCACCAGTCCCAAAGAAAGCAGTGAACCTAGACTCTTGCTTCAACATCAACAAACGGGCAGATTCAAAGAACAAGCATATGATAGTGCTGTATACCCGCGGGGAGAGCTTTGCCATAGCCGCGGACACTGAGGAGGTACAAAACGAATGGTACCAGGCCATGCTGGATCTACAATGTAAAT GTAAGACTCCTGATGAGTGTGGCAGTGGAGGAGACTGTGGACTGCCTTCCCCTGGCCCTGCCTTTAAGGAGGTCTGGCAAGTTAAAGTCTGGCCAAAAGGTTTGGGCCAGGCCAGGAATCTAGTTGGAATCTACAGACTTTGCTTAACGGACAAAACAGTCAACTTTGTCAAACTCAATTCTGATGTTGCAGCTGTGGTCCTCCAGCTGATGAATGTGCGACGCTGTGGCCACTCAGAAAACTTCTTTTTCATTGAAGTGGGTCGTTCTGCCATGACAGGTCCTGGAGAATTCTGGATGCAGGTAGAGGATTCAGTGGTGGCGCAGAACATGCATGAGACCCTTCTTGAGGCCATGAAGGCTCTGAGTGAAGAGTTTCGTCAAAGAAGCAAATCTCAGACTGTTGGTGTGAGCTGTGGAGGAGGAACTGCTTCTAACCCTATTAGTGTACCTTCTAGACGACACCACCCAAATCTACCACCTTCACAGGTTGGTTTTTCCAGACGTGCTAGAACGGAAACACCTGGAGCATCAAACACCAACACATCTCCAACTCCACGGCATGGATTCTCTAGGTCACGGACAGCCAGCATTGGGGCTCGTACAGAGGATGGAGGGGGCAGAGCAACGGCACTCAGCACAAGTCCCAGTCTCAATGGTTCATCCTGCTCAACTACCCCAACCCTGAGACCTAAACCCACACGAGCACCTACTCCAGCGAAAATCACCCTCAGCCTAGCACGATACACTCCTAACCCTGCACCTTCCCCAGCCCCCAGTCTCTCATCCAGCTCTGGTCATGGGTCAGAATGTGGGTTAGGTGGAGCTGCCTTTGGAACAGTGCCCATCTGCACTTATGCTCGAATTCCTCAGAGAGTGTCCATGTCAGGATCACCCAGTGATTATGGTTCCTCGGATGAGTATGGCTCCAGCCCTGGAGAGCACTCCCTGCTAGCCACAGGGTTCCCTGGTGCCCTTGTTGAAGGTGGAGCCAGCTATATCCTGATGGGTCACAGAGAAGGATCTCACAAACGTGTTCATGGACGCAGAGTTCTTCGTCGTTCATCTAGTCGCGAATGTGAAGCTGACCGCAGGCTGCTCAGCAAGCGTGCTTCCTTACCCCCCACCTCTACCCAGGAGCGTTTGGTCCCACACCGcagggaggaggaagaagaggatGAAGAAGACTATGCAGTGATGTCACGCAGTGCAAGTAGAGAGTCTTTTACTTCACGCCGAGGCTCAGGGGGTTCAGCTACAACATCATTGGTGCAGGAAAACTCAGCAGATAAAGGTGTCAGTACTAAAGGTGGGCCTGAAGACTCCTCAATTGACAGTGGCTACATGTCTATGTTACCAGGTGTTACAGCTCCTCCTGCTTCATTGTCACTATCAGTTTCTGGTTCAGATGTAGTGCCAAAGGGTGGAGATGAATACATGGCCATGACCCCCAATAGTAGTGTCTCACCTCCTCAGCACATCCGCCTACCCATTAATGAGGGCTACATGATGATGTCTCCTAACAGTAGCTGTTCACCAGACTTACATGGCCTGAGTGGATGCATTTGGGGCAGCAGGGGCAGCATGGAGAGTCGGGCAGGCAGCGACTACATGAACATGTCACCTATTAGTGCCAGGTCAGCTTGCAGTACTCCTCCATCACACCCAGAGCAGCAACCACTGCAGCCAAAGATGGTCTATTCTTATTTTTCGTTGCCACGTTCATATAAACACACTGCCCTCTCAACCCGTTTTGAAGATGATCTGGACAGGGTTTGTATGGGTAGAGGTGAAGCTGGAGGAAAGGTTGTTTACCATTGTGGAGGGGACACACCTGTGGGCTCAGGTGGTGGTGGACAACTCTCTCTGTCCTCATCCTCTTTCTCCTCTAGTTCAGCTAGCAGTGAAAGCCTTGAAGACAGGTCGTTGTCTCTGTCTGTTGGTGGAGTGGGAAGAGCAACCAGACTAACCACAGGACACAGGGTAGGGGGAACTCACCCCATAGTTTCAGCCCAACACCATCACCAGCAGAAATGTGGGCCAGGTTTTCAGAAACAGGGTCATTTACAGCCAAGAAAGGACAAGTTGTCCAACTTTTTTGTGGATATGTCCAAAGCCAATACGTTGCCGAGAGTCAGGGAGACTTTGCTCCCAACTGCATCCCAGAGCCCTGGAGAGTATGTGAGCATTGTTTATCAGGGTGAGCGAGGAGGACATAATAAGGTGAGGACTACAGCTGAGCCAGGAAACTCCATGGCACAAGGACATCAAAGAGCCTTTCACCGACCACAGCCATGTCAAAGTGGATCTGCCAACCTTCCCCGGAGCTTCTCAGCACCACTCTCCACCTCCATTTCTTTATCCTCTGAATATGTGAACATGGACTTGGGTAACTCACCTTCTTCTCTCACTCCTCTGTCTTCTTTTAAACCCACCCCAAAAGTCAGAGAGGAGATCAGCAGAGCTCCTCAAGTAAAACAAGAAATGGAAATGGGACTCAGGAAGAGCAGCGTGACAGGCTTGACATCTACAGATATCACTGCTGCTCCTTTTACAGACTATACTGAGATGAAATTTGGATTGGATGCAGATAAAACATCCATGTCCCCTAAACCTGGCCAAACACCTCTGCCATCCTCCATGGAGCAGGAGCATAACATGAATTATCCTTCACCCAAAGCTTTTTCAAATGTGGATCAGGGTGCCCGTCTAGTGAGGGCAGAATCATCAGCAAGAAGGCGGCATCGCTCTGAGACATTCATAGCAGCTCCAGCTCTCCCCCTCTCCCCCTCTGCTTCCCCTTCTCCTTTTTCTGAGACACCACATTGTGGTCCACCACGACAGCAAGGATTAGAGAGTAACCTTTGGTCTAATAATCAGCCACCCTCTCCACAGTGTGCCAGCCCTGGAGTGGCAACTCTTCCTGCTGCTCAGGCATCTTCCTTAACCCTGGAGCAAGGCCTCAACTACATTGATTTAGACTTGGTCAGTAAGGAGAATCAAACCAGTGTGGATGGACCTTCTGGCCCTCACTCGTTTTTCTCTCCTGTAGTAGGAGGGTTGAGTGGGGGATTGGGTGGAGCAGGAGGAAACACCACCTCCAGCATCAACACATATGCCAGCATTGATTTCATCAAATCAGATGAATTAAGAGTTCATCAGAGCAGCAGGAAGGACAGCAAAG aTTGTTAA
- the si:ch211-284e13.5 gene encoding zinc finger protein 888: MEVNGGPASPAVIAEVSFSFQDELTATLRNALGVAVEIAVAEITRLLDRALRDVQGKIQEALRDNSALKFRLQTAETQLSTVCGRLDQQPRRLEDFPISSSNQLVTNSPISCSRVQRGGRQLNTLNVGQQTEPNVDSEHDYEVCGSKETNIFQQGSVCGNPNGGACAQTLNSDSLEESTYCRLDETNDIKNDQHNMTKTDQTCAGTVTIEGSSLEVAVKVEKEESYDDAIPVSLSVVEEPNSDSLSLAQSRLLEDWRPEPLHSESCHSNLHCQSTNQSLGLDFLSSSSSGQQTHFPKLHNNHYKSPGHHAFPPDRSPYHCSLCGRDFNRKHHLKIHQRIHTGERPYTCSICSARFRHALTLKRHFRLHTGEKPYVCGQCGKKFRNDGGLKVHQCS, encoded by the exons ATGGAGGTAAACGGTGGTCCTGCAAGCCCCGCAGTGATTGCTGAGGTGTCGTTCTCGTTTCAAGATGAACTGACTGCGACCCTTCGAAACGCGCTCGGTGTTGCAGTAGAGATCGCCGTTGCGGAGATCACCAGACTGCTTGACAGAGCGCTCAGAGATGTGCAGGGCAAGATTCAAGAGGCTTTGCGGGACAATAGTGCGCTCAAGTTTAGGCTGCAAACAGCTGAAACGCAACTTTCTACTGTGTGCGGTCGCCTGGATCAACAGCCACGGAGACTCGAAGACTTTCCCATCAGTAGTAGCAATCAGTTGGTGACAAACTCTCCCATCAGCTGCAGCAGGGTTCAGCGTGGGGGTCGGCAGTTAAATACCCTTAACGTCGGACAACAAACCGAGCCCAATGTGGACTCGGAACATGATTATGAGGTATGTGGATCCAAGGAAACTAATATATTCCAGCAAGGATCAGTCTGTGGGAACCCAAACGGAGGCGCGTGCGCTCAGACTTTAAACTCGGATTCACTTGAGGAATCAACCTACTGTAGATTAGATGAGACAAATG ACATCAAGAATGATCAACACAATATGACAAAAACTGACCAGACATGTGCTGGGACAGTTACAATTGAGGGGTCATCCCTTGAAGTGGCTGTAAAGGTGGAGAAAGAAGAGAGTTATGATGACGCAATCCCAGTGTCCCTCTCTGTAGTGGAGGAGCCCAACTCAGACAGCCTTTCTCTGGCTCAGTCTCGACTATTGGAAGACTGGAGACCTGAGCCTTTGCACTCAGAGAGCTGCCATTCAAACCTGCACTGCCAGTCCACCAACCAATCCCTAG GCCTAGATTTCCTGTCATCCTCAAGCTCAGGCCAACAAACCCACTTCCCAAAGCTCCACAACAACCATTATAAGAGTCCCGGGCACCATGCGTTTCCCCCCGACCGGAGCCCTTATCATTGTAGCCTATGCGGACGAGACTTCAACCGTAAGCACCATCTCAAGATCCATCAGAGGATCCATACAGGAGAGAGGCCATACACATGCTCTATCTGTAGCGCACGCTTTCGTCACGCATTGACACTCAAGCGACACTTCCGccttcatacaggagagaaaccATATGTTTGCGGTCAATGTGGAAAAAAGTTTCGAAATGATGGTGGACTGAAGGTTCATCAGTGTTCATGA
- the LOC125266949 gene encoding uncharacterized protein LOC125266949 → MKRTRRTRKTLKKAGMNTNKEEPRSVRQTVIRWGARRKTTMGAGNSQEYNLTDDLGQEGNILKACSPPSQTLSLVDKTVNTSASQKDGKNSDPTNTCPVCSSALKPACIKGSTTSGLLHCTQCLTTQLLCGSCLYPCTSAGCTNKLCPLVSTLLTCEVVSDPKSKVYGCPMFRACPKCHNLIMHEEGCKFVRCCYRFCFICLQDECSKDAANYWSLTCTKQRAERQRFFLPQS, encoded by the exons ATGAAACGTACTAGAAGAACCAGGAAAACTTTGAAAAAGGCTGGTATGAACACAAATAAGGAAGAGCCGAGAAGTGTGAGACAAACAGTTATACGGTGGGGTGCAAGAAGAAAGACAACAATGGGAGCTG GTAATTCACAGGAGTACAATCTGACTGATGATCTTGGCCAGGAGggaaatattttaaag GCATGTTCTCCTCCCTCACAAACACTATCACTAGTGGATAAAACCGTCAACACTTCTGCATCTCAAAAAGATGGAAAAAACTCAGATCCCACAAACACA TGCCCGGTTTGTTCCTCTGCACTGAAACCTGCATGTATAAAAGGGTCTACTACTAGTGGACTGCTTCACTGTACTCAATGCCTGACCACTCAGCTCCTGTGTGGCTCCTGCCTCTACCCCTGCACTTCTGCTGGCTGCACTAACAAGCTGTGCCCCCTCGTCTCCACACTGCTAACCTGTGAAGTGGTATCAGATCCAAAGAGTAAAGTGTACGGTTGTCCAATGTTCAGAGCCTGTCCCAAGTGTCACAATCTGATTATGCATGAAGAAGGATGCAAGTTTGTAAGATGCTGTTATAGATTCTGTTTCATCTGCTTACAAGATGAGTGTAGCAAGGACGCAGCTAACTACTGGTCACTAACTTGCACAAAGCAGAGAGCAGAAAGGCAGAGATTTTTTTTACCACAATCCTGA